One Buteo buteo chromosome 5, bButBut1.hap1.1, whole genome shotgun sequence DNA window includes the following coding sequences:
- the PDK1 gene encoding pyruvate dehydrogenase (acetyl-transferring) kinase isozyme 1, mitochondrial isoform X1, translated as MRLLRALLRSASPGSIPQQVDFYSRFSPSPLSMKQFLDFGSENACEKTSFMFLRQELPVRLANIMKEISLLPDNLLRTPSVQLVQSWYVQSLQEILDFKDKSSEDSGAIHSFTDTVIKIRNRHNDVIPTMAQGVIEYKESFGIDPVTSQNVQYFLDRFYMSRISIRMLLNQHSLLFGGKINPAHPKHIGSIDPSCNVVEVIRDGYESAKRLCDLYYMSSPELILEELNAKSPGQPMQVVYVPSHLYHMVFELFKNAMRATMEHNADRCIYPPIHVHITLGNEDLTVKMSDRGGGVPMRKIDRLFNYMYSTAPRPRVETSQATPLAGFGYGLPISRLYAQYFQGDLKLYSLEGYGTDAVIYIKALSTDSIERLPVYNKAAWKHYKANHEADDWCVPSSEPKDMTTFRSI; from the exons GATCTGAAAATGCTTGTGAAAAGACTTCATTTATGTTTCTGCGACAAGAGTTGCCTGTGAGATTGGCAAATATAATGAAGGAAATAAGCCTGCTTCCAGACAACCTCCTAAGAACACCTTCAGTTCAGCTGGTGCAGAGCTG gtATGTCCAAAGTCTTCAGGAGATCCTTGACTTTAAGGACAAAAGCTCAGAAGATTCAGGGGCTATTCATAG ttttacagATACTGTGATAAAAATCCGGAATCGACACAATGATGTAATTCCTACGATGGCTCAAGGAGTAATAGAGTACAAGGAAAGCTTTGGCATTGATCCAGTGACCTCACAGAATGTGCAGTATTTTTTAGATCGTTTCTACATGAGTCGCATTTCAATTAGAATGCTCCTTAATCAACACT cTTTACTGTTTGGTGGGAAAATTAATCCAGCTCATCCAAAACACATTGGAAGCATTGATCCTAGCTGCAATGTTGTTGAAGTTATTAGAG ATGGCTATGAAAGTGCCAAGAGACTTTGTGATTTATATTACATGAGCTCTCCAGAACTCATCCTTGAAGAGTTGAATG CTAAATCACCAGGACAGCCCATGCAAGTGGTGTATGTGCCATCACATCTCTATCACATGGTTTTTGAACTTTTCAAG AATGCAATGAGAGCCACCATGGAACATAATGCTGATCGATGCATTTATCCTCCTATTCATGTACACATCACGCTGGGAAATGAGGATTTAACTGTGAAG ATGAGTGATCGTGGTGGAGGTGTTCCTATGAGGAAAATTGACAGACTATTCAACTACATGTATTCAACAGCACCACGTCCACGTGTTGAGACATCACAAGCTACACCTTTG GCTGGATTTGGTTATGGCTTACCCATATCACGTCTGTATGCACAGTACTTCCAAGGAGACCTGAAACTGTATTCCTTAGAAGGCTATGGTACAGATGCAGTTATTTACATAAAG GCCTTATCAACAGATTCAATTGAAAGACTCCCTGTATATAACAAAGCAGCCTGGAAACATTATAAAGCAAACCATGAAGCAGATGATTGGTGTGTGCCAAGCAGTGAGCCAAAGGACATGACCACTTTTCGCAGTATATAG
- the PDK1 gene encoding pyruvate dehydrogenase (acetyl-transferring) kinase isozyme 1, mitochondrial isoform X2, with protein sequence MFLRQELPVRLANIMKEISLLPDNLLRTPSVQLVQSWYVQSLQEILDFKDKSSEDSGAIHSFTDTVIKIRNRHNDVIPTMAQGVIEYKESFGIDPVTSQNVQYFLDRFYMSRISIRMLLNQHSLLFGGKINPAHPKHIGSIDPSCNVVEVIRDGYESAKRLCDLYYMSSPELILEELNAKSPGQPMQVVYVPSHLYHMVFELFKNAMRATMEHNADRCIYPPIHVHITLGNEDLTVKMSDRGGGVPMRKIDRLFNYMYSTAPRPRVETSQATPLAGFGYGLPISRLYAQYFQGDLKLYSLEGYGTDAVIYIKALSTDSIERLPVYNKAAWKHYKANHEADDWCVPSSEPKDMTTFRSI encoded by the exons ATGTTTCTGCGACAAGAGTTGCCTGTGAGATTGGCAAATATAATGAAGGAAATAAGCCTGCTTCCAGACAACCTCCTAAGAACACCTTCAGTTCAGCTGGTGCAGAGCTG gtATGTCCAAAGTCTTCAGGAGATCCTTGACTTTAAGGACAAAAGCTCAGAAGATTCAGGGGCTATTCATAG ttttacagATACTGTGATAAAAATCCGGAATCGACACAATGATGTAATTCCTACGATGGCTCAAGGAGTAATAGAGTACAAGGAAAGCTTTGGCATTGATCCAGTGACCTCACAGAATGTGCAGTATTTTTTAGATCGTTTCTACATGAGTCGCATTTCAATTAGAATGCTCCTTAATCAACACT cTTTACTGTTTGGTGGGAAAATTAATCCAGCTCATCCAAAACACATTGGAAGCATTGATCCTAGCTGCAATGTTGTTGAAGTTATTAGAG ATGGCTATGAAAGTGCCAAGAGACTTTGTGATTTATATTACATGAGCTCTCCAGAACTCATCCTTGAAGAGTTGAATG CTAAATCACCAGGACAGCCCATGCAAGTGGTGTATGTGCCATCACATCTCTATCACATGGTTTTTGAACTTTTCAAG AATGCAATGAGAGCCACCATGGAACATAATGCTGATCGATGCATTTATCCTCCTATTCATGTACACATCACGCTGGGAAATGAGGATTTAACTGTGAAG ATGAGTGATCGTGGTGGAGGTGTTCCTATGAGGAAAATTGACAGACTATTCAACTACATGTATTCAACAGCACCACGTCCACGTGTTGAGACATCACAAGCTACACCTTTG GCTGGATTTGGTTATGGCTTACCCATATCACGTCTGTATGCACAGTACTTCCAAGGAGACCTGAAACTGTATTCCTTAGAAGGCTATGGTACAGATGCAGTTATTTACATAAAG GCCTTATCAACAGATTCAATTGAAAGACTCCCTGTATATAACAAAGCAGCCTGGAAACATTATAAAGCAAACCATGAAGCAGATGATTGGTGTGTGCCAAGCAGTGAGCCAAAGGACATGACCACTTTTCGCAGTATATAG